In one window of Homo sapiens chromosome 22 genomic patch of type NOVEL, GRCh38.p14 PATCHES HSCHR22_8_CTG1 DNA:
- the CYP2D6 gene encoding cytochrome P450 2D6 isoform 2 (isoform 2 is encoded by transcript variant 2; The RefSeq protein has 4 substitutions compared to this genomic sequence), with amino-acid sequence MGLEALVPLAVIVAIFLLLVDLMHRRQRWAARYPPGPLPLPGLGNLLHVDFQNTPYCFDQLRRRFGDVFSLQLAWTPVVVLNGLAAVREALVTHGEDTADRPPVPITQILGFGPRSQGRPFRPNGLLDKAVSNVIASLTCGRRFEYDDPRFLRLLDLAQEGLKEESGFLREVLNAVPVLLHIPALAGKVLRFQKAFLTQLDELLTEHRMTWDPAQPPRDLTEAFLAEMEKAKGNPESSFNDENLRIVVADLFSAGMVTTSTTLAWGLLLMILHPDVQRRVQQEIDDVIGQVRRPEMGDQAHMPYTTAVIHEVQRFGDIVPLGVTHMTSRDIEVQGFRIPKGTTLITNLSSVLKDEAVWEKPFRFHPEHFLDAQGHFVKPEAFLPFSAGRRACLGEPLARMELFLFFTSLLQHFSFSVPTGQPRPSHHGVFAFLVSPSPYELCAVPR; translated from the exons ATGGGGCTAGAAGCACTGGTGCCCCTGGCCGTGATAGTGGCCATCTTCCTGCTCCTGGTGGACCTGATGCACCGGCGCCAACGCTGGGCTGCACGCTACTCACCAGGCCCCCTGCCACTGCCCGGGCTGGGCAACCTGCTGCATGTGGACTTCCAGAACACACCATACTGCTTCGACCAG TTGCGGCGCCGCTTCGGGGACGTGTTCAGCCTGCAGCTGGCCTGGACGCCGGTGGTCGTGCTCAATGGGCTGGCGGCCGTGCGCGAGGCGATGGTGACCCGCGGCGAGGACACGGCCGACCGCCCGCCTGTGCCCATCACCCAGATCCTGGGTTTCGGGCCGCGTTCCCAAG GACGCCCCTTTCGCCCCAACGGTCTCTTGGACAAAGCCGTGAGCAACGTGATCGCCTCCCTCACCTGCGGGCGCCGCTTCGAGTACGACGACCCTCGCTTCCTCAGGCTGCTGGACCTAGCTCAGGAGGGACTGAAGGAGGAGTCGGGCTTTCTGCGCGAG GTGCTGAATGCTGTCCCCGTCCTCCTGCATATCCCAGCGCTGGCTGGCAAGGTCCTACGCTTCCAAAAGGCTTTCCTGACCCAGCTGGATGAGCTGCTAACTGAGCACAGGATGACCTGGGACCCAGCCCAGCCCCCCCGAGACCTGACTGAGGCCTTCCTGGCAGAGATGGAGAAG GCCAAGGGGAACCCTGAGAGCAGCTTCAATGATGAGAACCTGCGCATAGTGGTGGCTGACCTGTTCTCTGCCGGGATGGTGACCACCTCGACCACGCTGGCCTGGGGCCTCCTGCTCATGATCCTACATCCGGATGTGCAGC GCCGTGTCCAACAGGAGATCGACGACGTGATAGGGCAGGTGCGGCGACCAGAGATGGGTGACCAGGCTCACATGCCCTACACCACTGCCGTGATTCATGAGGTGCAGCGCTTTGGGGACATCGTCCCCCTGGGTGTGACCCATATGACATCCCGTGACATCGAAGTACAGGGCTTCCGCATCCCTAAG GGAACGACACTCATCACCAACCTGTCATCGGTGCTGAAGGATGAGGCCGTCTGGGAGAAGCCCTTCCGCTTCCACCCCGAACACTTCCTGGATGCCCAGGGCCACTTTGTGAAGCCGGAggccttcctgcctttctcagcAG gccGCCGTGCATGCCTCGGGGAGCCCCTGGCCCGCATGgagctcttcctcttcttcacctCCCTGCTGCAGCACTTCAGCTTCTCGGTGCCCACTGGACAGCCCCGGCCCAGCCACCATGGTGTCTTTGCTTTCCTGGTGACCCCATCCCCCTATGAGCTTTGTGCTGTGCCCCGCTAG
- the CYP2D6 gene encoding cytochrome P450 2D6 isoform 1 (isoform 1 is encoded by transcript variant 1; The RefSeq protein has 4 substitutions compared to this genomic sequence): MGLEALVPLAVIVAIFLLLVDLMHRRQRWAARYPPGPLPLPGLGNLLHVDFQNTPYCFDQLRRRFGDVFSLQLAWTPVVVLNGLAAVREALVTHGEDTADRPPVPITQILGFGPRSQGVFLARYGPAWREQRRFSVSTLRNLGLGKKSLEQWVTEEAACLCAAFANHSGRPFRPNGLLDKAVSNVIASLTCGRRFEYDDPRFLRLLDLAQEGLKEESGFLREVLNAVPVLLHIPALAGKVLRFQKAFLTQLDELLTEHRMTWDPAQPPRDLTEAFLAEMEKAKGNPESSFNDENLRIVVADLFSAGMVTTSTTLAWGLLLMILHPDVQRRVQQEIDDVIGQVRRPEMGDQAHMPYTTAVIHEVQRFGDIVPLGVTHMTSRDIEVQGFRIPKGTTLITNLSSVLKDEAVWEKPFRFHPEHFLDAQGHFVKPEAFLPFSAGRRACLGEPLARMELFLFFTSLLQHFSFSVPTGQPRPSHHGVFAFLVSPSPYELCAVPR; encoded by the exons ATGGGGCTAGAAGCACTGGTGCCCCTGGCCGTGATAGTGGCCATCTTCCTGCTCCTGGTGGACCTGATGCACCGGCGCCAACGCTGGGCTGCACGCTACTCACCAGGCCCCCTGCCACTGCCCGGGCTGGGCAACCTGCTGCATGTGGACTTCCAGAACACACCATACTGCTTCGACCAG TTGCGGCGCCGCTTCGGGGACGTGTTCAGCCTGCAGCTGGCCTGGACGCCGGTGGTCGTGCTCAATGGGCTGGCGGCCGTGCGCGAGGCGATGGTGACCCGCGGCGAGGACACGGCCGACCGCCCGCCTGTGCCCATCACCCAGATCCTGGGTTTCGGGCCGCGTTCCCAAG GGGTGTTCCTGGCGCGCTATGGGCCCGCGTGGCGCGAGCAGAGGCGCTTCTCCGTCTCCACCTTGCGCAACTTGGGCCTGGGCAAGAAGTCGCTGGAGCAGTGGGTGACCGAGGAGGCCGCCTGCCTTTGTGCCGCCTTCGCCAACCACTCCG GACGCCCCTTTCGCCCCAACGGTCTCTTGGACAAAGCCGTGAGCAACGTGATCGCCTCCCTCACCTGCGGGCGCCGCTTCGAGTACGACGACCCTCGCTTCCTCAGGCTGCTGGACCTAGCTCAGGAGGGACTGAAGGAGGAGTCGGGCTTTCTGCGCGAG GTGCTGAATGCTGTCCCCGTCCTCCTGCATATCCCAGCGCTGGCTGGCAAGGTCCTACGCTTCCAAAAGGCTTTCCTGACCCAGCTGGATGAGCTGCTAACTGAGCACAGGATGACCTGGGACCCAGCCCAGCCCCCCCGAGACCTGACTGAGGCCTTCCTGGCAGAGATGGAGAAG GCCAAGGGGAACCCTGAGAGCAGCTTCAATGATGAGAACCTGCGCATAGTGGTGGCTGACCTGTTCTCTGCCGGGATGGTGACCACCTCGACCACGCTGGCCTGGGGCCTCCTGCTCATGATCCTACATCCGGATGTGCAGC GCCGTGTCCAACAGGAGATCGACGACGTGATAGGGCAGGTGCGGCGACCAGAGATGGGTGACCAGGCTCACATGCCCTACACCACTGCCGTGATTCATGAGGTGCAGCGCTTTGGGGACATCGTCCCCCTGGGTGTGACCCATATGACATCCCGTGACATCGAAGTACAGGGCTTCCGCATCCCTAAG GGAACGACACTCATCACCAACCTGTCATCGGTGCTGAAGGATGAGGCCGTCTGGGAGAAGCCCTTCCGCTTCCACCCCGAACACTTCCTGGATGCCCAGGGCCACTTTGTGAAGCCGGAggccttcctgcctttctcagcAG gccGCCGTGCATGCCTCGGGGAGCCCCTGGCCCGCATGgagctcttcctcttcttcacctCCCTGCTGCAGCACTTCAGCTTCTCGGTGCCCACTGGACAGCCCCGGCCCAGCCACCATGGTGTCTTTGCTTTCCTGGTGACCCCATCCCCCTATGAGCTTTGTGCTGTGCCCCGCTAG